One Solibacillus isronensis DNA segment encodes these proteins:
- the purF gene encoding amidophosphoribosyltransferase, producing MLAEIRGLNEECGVFGIWGNQDAAHLSYYGLHALQHRGQEGAGIVTTDGNQLQAVRGEGLVNDVFNENKLRKVVGHAAIAHVRYATAGGKGLENVQPLLFRSSTGSLAIAHNGNLVNATHLKQFLERSGSIFNSTSDTEVVVHLIKKSKHSPFRSKVKEALSLLKGAFSIILLTNDQMIVARDRNGLRPLSLGKLGDSYVVASETCAFDLIGAEYVREVEPGELLIISNNGLEVDSYVEKDKRTMCAMEYVYLARPDSNIDEVNIHMARKRMGKELAKECSHIEADVVTGVPDSSISAAIGFSEASGIPYELGLIKNRYVGRTFIQPTQELRERGVKMKLSPVVQVVKGKRVVMVDDSIVRGTTSRRIVRMLKEAGAAEVHVVISSPPMTDPCYYGIDTSTHEELIASSHSVEDIRVAIEADTLTFLSLEGMVRATNRPFEDENGGLCVACFTGKYPTEIFPDTVLPHEKDC from the coding sequence ATGCTTGCTGAAATCAGAGGCTTAAATGAGGAATGTGGTGTATTTGGCATTTGGGGTAACCAGGATGCGGCCCACTTAAGTTATTACGGTTTACACGCATTACAGCATCGTGGACAGGAAGGAGCTGGTATCGTCACAACCGACGGTAATCAGCTTCAGGCTGTACGTGGTGAAGGTCTCGTAAATGACGTGTTCAATGAAAATAAATTACGTAAAGTAGTAGGGCACGCAGCAATTGCGCATGTACGATACGCAACAGCAGGCGGCAAAGGACTGGAAAATGTCCAGCCATTGTTATTCCGTTCTTCAACTGGCTCACTGGCAATTGCCCATAATGGGAACTTAGTGAATGCCACACATTTAAAACAGTTTTTAGAGCGCTCTGGCAGTATTTTCAACTCGACTTCCGATACAGAGGTTGTTGTACATCTCATTAAAAAATCAAAACACTCACCATTTCGTTCAAAAGTGAAAGAAGCATTGTCGTTATTAAAAGGCGCATTCTCTATTATTTTATTAACGAATGACCAAATGATTGTGGCTCGGGACCGAAATGGTTTACGACCGCTTTCACTTGGAAAGCTGGGTGATTCATATGTAGTTGCTTCTGAAACATGTGCATTTGATTTAATCGGTGCGGAATACGTACGTGAAGTGGAACCTGGCGAGTTATTGATCATTTCAAATAATGGTCTTGAGGTCGACAGCTATGTTGAAAAGGACAAGCGAACAATGTGTGCGATGGAATATGTATATCTTGCACGTCCTGATTCAAATATTGATGAAGTAAATATCCATATGGCCCGTAAACGCATGGGGAAAGAACTCGCAAAAGAATGTTCCCATATTGAAGCGGACGTCGTTACAGGAGTTCCTGATTCGTCCATTTCTGCAGCAATCGGATTTTCTGAAGCGAGCGGTATTCCATACGAGCTTGGTTTAATTAAAAACCGCTATGTTGGACGTACTTTTATCCAGCCGACACAGGAGCTTCGCGAACGTGGTGTTAAAATGAAACTATCACCGGTAGTTCAAGTTGTTAAAGGAAAACGTGTTGTAATGGTAGATGATTCAATTGTACGCGGTACAACATCGAGACGCATTGTACGCATGCTGAAAGAAGCAGGGGCGGCAGAAGTACATGTTGTGATTTCTTCCCCTCCAATGACGGATCCTTGTTATTACGGAATCGATACGTCGACACATGAAGAGCTGATAGCATCAAGCCACAGTGTGGAAGATATACGAGTAGCAATTGAAGCAGACACACTAACATTTTTATCGCTGGAAGGTATGGTCCGTGCAACGAACCGCCCGTTTGAAGATGAAAATGGCGGACTTTGCGTCGCATGCTTTACTGGTAAATACCCGACAGAGATTTTCCCGGACACAGTTTTACCACATGAAAAAGACTGTTAG